One window of Paludibacter propionicigenes WB4 genomic DNA carries:
- a CDS encoding MarR family winged helix-turn-helix transcriptional regulator, producing the protein MENRNLSLIMEAGKMMREIIRVLKKRTGEQAFIKLTIEEFILLNTIHNNDVDVIQKDMAYMLGKDKSSILRLIDSLEDKNMVRRVVDVSDRRKNCLMVTKNGEKGLNDYVVIGSKLIQELKQGVTEEEMATFFKVVNQIRANSEKL; encoded by the coding sequence ATGGAAAATCGGAATTTATCATTAATAATGGAAGCGGGCAAGATGATGCGCGAGATAATCAGAGTACTCAAAAAACGTACTGGAGAGCAGGCATTTATTAAGCTCACGATAGAGGAATTTATATTGCTTAATACGATTCATAATAACGATGTTGACGTTATTCAGAAAGATATGGCGTATATGTTGGGGAAGGATAAGTCCTCGATACTCCGCTTAATAGATTCATTAGAAGATAAAAACATGGTTAGAAGGGTGGTTGATGTGAGCGACAGGAGAAAAAACTGCTTGATGGTTACAAAAAACGGTGAAAAGGGATTGAACGATTATGTTGTAATTGGGTCTAAGCTAATACAAGAGTTGAAGCAGGGTGTAACTGAGGAAGAAATGGCTACTTTTTTTAAAGTGGTAAATCAAATCAGAGCTAACTCTGAGAAACTTTGA
- a CDS encoding GtrA family protein, giving the protein MVEAFNYLAKFFKAQVASLTATLVDFSITYILTSFVGFSYILSSGIGVVCGGVVNFTLGRYWVFSAENEKKADQIPRYMLVWLSSMLLNMGGIIFFTEIVGLYYLISKIATAVIVGVFFNYYLQKTFVFKTKTKSSI; this is encoded by the coding sequence GTGGTAGAAGCATTCAATTATTTGGCAAAGTTTTTTAAGGCGCAAGTGGCATCATTAACGGCCACATTAGTCGATTTTTCTATAACTTATATTTTGACATCCTTCGTTGGTTTTTCCTATATCCTATCCTCAGGAATAGGCGTTGTTTGTGGAGGTGTTGTCAATTTTACACTTGGGCGCTACTGGGTTTTTAGCGCCGAAAATGAGAAGAAAGCCGATCAGATACCAAGATATATGCTTGTGTGGCTATCCAGCATGCTTTTAAATATGGGTGGCATTATTTTTTTTACAGAGATTGTAGGGCTTTATTATTTAATCTCCAAAATAGCAACTGCCGTGATAGTAGGTGTTTTTTTCAATTACTATCTACAAAAAACTTTTGTTTTTAAAACTAAAACTAAAAGCAGTATTTAA
- a CDS encoding efflux RND transporter periplasmic adaptor subunit, protein MKKTISFTLVVFLLASCAHKDKVQDDSAPQVVLTEVTKVTGEGNLHYSGSIEAFQTIPLTFQTTGTVLKVLVNAGDAVRKGQLLATVDKADALSMYEVANAKYKQAKDAYNRLKDVHDNGSLSEIKWVEMESNLQQAQSSAALAKNNLTKCALYAPDNGVIGRRNIEPGMSSLGNPVAPLELVKIETVYVKISVPENEIGKIKKGLKATFKVSALQDKVFDGTVTNVGVVADQISRTYEVKITVKNPGLLLKPGMVCDVNLGITANKEVLSVAYRAVNKDKENNSFVYVADLTKKTVRKRIIKIGNYQNDNIEVLSGLSVGEQVVKDGGNKLSDNSKISF, encoded by the coding sequence ATGAAAAAGACAATTTCATTTACACTAGTAGTATTTTTACTCGCGAGTTGTGCTCATAAAGACAAAGTGCAGGACGACTCAGCCCCTCAGGTGGTATTAACTGAAGTGACAAAAGTAACTGGTGAAGGCAATTTGCATTACAGTGGTAGTATTGAGGCTTTTCAAACGATACCTCTTACCTTTCAAACAACGGGAACGGTATTGAAGGTGCTCGTTAATGCGGGAGATGCTGTTCGCAAGGGCCAATTACTGGCGACTGTTGATAAAGCAGATGCTTTGAGTATGTATGAAGTGGCTAATGCCAAATACAAACAGGCAAAAGATGCTTACAACAGACTGAAGGATGTTCATGATAACGGAAGCTTATCTGAAATTAAATGGGTGGAAATGGAGTCGAATCTGCAACAGGCGCAATCTTCAGCTGCACTGGCTAAAAACAATTTGACTAAATGTGCGCTTTATGCTCCCGACAATGGAGTTATAGGACGACGAAACATAGAACCCGGTATGTCCTCGTTGGGAAATCCGGTGGCTCCGCTGGAATTGGTGAAAATCGAAACAGTGTATGTCAAGATCAGTGTACCCGAGAATGAGATAGGTAAAATAAAAAAAGGGTTGAAAGCTACTTTTAAAGTTTCAGCTCTTCAGGATAAGGTTTTTGATGGCACAGTAACCAATGTAGGTGTGGTGGCCGATCAGATTTCGCGTACTTACGAGGTCAAAATCACTGTGAAAAATCCTGGATTATTGTTGAAACCAGGAATGGTTTGCGATGTGAATCTGGGTATAACCGCTAATAAAGAAGTATTGTCGGTAGCTTATAGGGCTGTTAATAAGGACAAAGAGAATAATAGCTTTGTGTATGTGGCTGATCTAACAAAGAAAACAGTACGTAAAAGAATTATCAAAATTGGTAATTATCAAAATGATAATATTGAAGTACTGTCAGGATTATCAGTTGGAGAACAAGTGGTGAAAGATGGTGGAAATAAATTGTCGGATAACAGTAAAATCTCATTTTGA
- a CDS encoding inositol-3-phosphate synthase has translation MKREIKKAEGKLGILLPGMGAVATTLIAGVLASRKGLSKPIGSLTQMGTIRLGKRTDKRNPLIKDFVSLANLDDVVFGGWDLFTDNAYETANKAGVLEKSDIEPLKDELIKIKPMTAVYDHKYLVNLTPNNIKEGPTKMDLAQQLMADIENFKKENNCSRIVVLWCASTEVYSAQTDVHATVESLEEGLRNNDPNISPSMIYAYAAVKLGYPYINGAPNLSCDVPAMVELSHRTNTPIMGKDFKSGQTLMKTILAPGLRARLIGLDGWFSTNILGNRDGEVLDDPGSFKSKEVSKSGVLHDILEPELFPELYGNTYHKIRIEYYPPRGDFKESWDCLDIFGWMNYKMQIKINFSCRDSILAAPLALDLALFIDLAKRADMRGVQEWLSFYCKSPQTAQGLPAQNDVFKQLEKLENTLRYLKGEDLITHLGLDYYENELFA, from the coding sequence ATGAAAAGAGAAATTAAAAAAGCAGAAGGAAAGCTTGGTATTCTGTTGCCAGGTATGGGTGCTGTTGCTACGACTCTGATTGCCGGGGTTTTAGCTAGTAGAAAAGGACTTTCAAAGCCCATCGGTTCGTTAACGCAAATGGGAACTATCCGTTTGGGTAAAAGAACTGACAAAAGAAACCCTCTCATTAAGGATTTCGTGTCATTGGCAAATTTAGATGACGTTGTATTCGGAGGTTGGGATTTGTTTACCGACAATGCTTACGAAACTGCTAATAAGGCTGGTGTATTAGAAAAATCAGACATCGAACCATTGAAAGATGAGTTGATCAAGATTAAACCAATGACAGCCGTTTATGATCATAAATACCTTGTAAATCTAACACCAAACAATATCAAAGAAGGACCAACAAAAATGGACCTTGCTCAACAATTGATGGCTGATATTGAGAACTTCAAAAAAGAAAATAATTGTTCTCGTATAGTTGTTCTTTGGTGTGCTTCTACAGAAGTATATTCAGCTCAAACAGATGTTCATGCTACTGTTGAAAGTCTTGAAGAAGGTCTGAGAAACAATGATCCTAACATTTCTCCAAGTATGATTTATGCTTACGCGGCAGTAAAATTAGGTTATCCGTATATCAATGGAGCTCCAAACTTGTCTTGTGATGTGCCTGCTATGGTAGAATTGTCACACAGAACAAATACTCCAATTATGGGTAAAGATTTTAAATCAGGACAAACTTTGATGAAAACAATTTTGGCTCCTGGTTTACGTGCTCGTTTAATCGGTCTTGATGGCTGGTTCTCTACCAATATTTTGGGTAACAGAGATGGAGAAGTGTTGGACGATCCGGGAAGTTTCAAATCAAAAGAAGTTTCAAAATCAGGCGTATTGCACGACATTCTTGAACCTGAATTATTCCCTGAATTGTATGGTAATACTTATCATAAAATCAGAATTGAATATTATCCACCTCGTGGCGACTTTAAAGAAAGCTGGGACTGTTTGGATATTTTCGGTTGGATGAACTATAAAATGCAGATTAAGATCAATTTCTCTTGTCGCGACTCTATTTTAGCAGCACCGTTGGCTCTTGACTTGGCTTTATTCATTGATTTGGCTAAAAGAGCAGACATGCGTGGTGTGCAAGAATGGTTGTCATTCTACTGCAAATCTCCTCAAACTGCTCAGGGACTTCCTGCTCAAAATGATGTATTCAAACAATTGGAAAAATTGGAAAACACTTTAAGATACCTTAAAGGTGAAGACTTGATTACGCATTTAGGTTTGGATTATTATGAAAATGAACTTTTTGCATAA
- a CDS encoding efflux RND transporter permease subunit: MKQKKTGFIGWAMRYHNITNILVVVFVLIGVVALLKMPRNEFPNFTIRQGLVIGVYPGASSAEVEEQLTKQVENYIFGFKEVKKAKTYSESKEGMMIIYVELNDNVTNADEFWSKLKHGLNEFKSSLPSGVIALMANSDFGDTSAMLITLSSNTKGYKDMENELKKLKAECRKIPAVSKIKDYGIQKEKIYVNVEPEKLNEYNIKSLSLLSSYQFNGMVSPAGKLKTPENDLYVHFPANFESEKDLSDQIVFADPTGGVVRLKDIAKIERKDEEPDNYIRQEGKKTILLSLEMQQGNNIVDFGKDVQVALDAFKKNCPKDIEVNVISNLPQYVNDSVSDFMREFLIAIIAVILVVMLLLPKKVAAIAGITVPIAILITLGFLYFFGVELNTVSLAGLIVVLGMIVDNSIVVIDNYIERKDQGMSSWHAAIKSARELVTPIITATMAICIVYIPLGSMLPGTSGDFVRPLPLTICIALVVSVVVALFVVPFLNFHFIKKGLKSADENTDKKSFLDKMQAGFDVALDATFRHPKVTMGVAVGSIVLAVVLFLKIDQRLFPELERNQFAVEVYLDKGSSLEATSKVVSSLENTLKKDKRVSTVTSFIGSSSPRFHTLYAPHIPSPNYGQLMVNTVDNEATRAICEEYSKKTAGAYPNAHIKWKILAMQINKYPIELRISGDSIKDLRKVEAQIDSIIKPVKGITWVYPDWEQKQLNVQVDLDKDKANRMGYSKGLVATSLLMSLNGIPLTTIWENDYPVSVELKQEKGEKKDIDYLGNQTVTSPMSFSSVPLRSFAKFTPEWTEGTIVHRNGTRTLTIQLDVDSKVMASNILAEIKPKIDKLDLPKGVSVGYGGDYEGQTEVFLPMGLALAISIAFIFFILLFQFKKVKLASLIMSTMLLGLPGAAIGLFVMRYPFSLTAFIGITSLCGIVVRNGIILIDYLQELRTLHGMGIQEAALAAAKRRMRPIFLTSAAASVGVIPMILSRSPLWGPLGTVICFGLLISMVLTLFILPVLYTIIYRNEKKGKPKSKHIPYSNIKKITPLIMLFVVMGTFMSTGSHAQSRTLSIDSCKIYALKNNKTIKNADLEVKSALETKKSAFTNYFPKVSASGLAMRSADYLVKGTIPSMNLPVYDGNLANLATASQFAYVPEIPINALDYINMASVSVTQPLFAGGRIVNGNKLAKIGSEVSQQKKLLNTTEVLVKTENLYWSTIALQDKMVTLTSYEKLLNQLLSDVSVSVKAGLAQRSDLLKVQLKLNEVGMNKLKLKNGISLSKEALCQHIGIDYDSTFVLIHPEVPTEFLQQSSTVDAAKDRYEYQMLNKALEAEKLQKKMTLGEYLPQVALGGIGFVNDVANKTSSNAMAFVSVSIPISDWWGGSHKLKESQFKIEQAANKLSETTELLNLQIQQAKNELNESRFQIKTSQASVDQSKENLKVVNDNYKAGVSSMSDLLEAQALYQDSQNQFTDAVCSYKIKMANYMQAIGRYK; encoded by the coding sequence ATGAAACAGAAAAAAACAGGTTTTATAGGATGGGCTATGCGCTATCACAACATTACCAACATTCTGGTTGTGGTATTTGTCCTGATTGGGGTTGTAGCATTGCTAAAAATGCCCCGTAATGAATTTCCCAACTTTACGATTCGACAAGGTTTGGTTATTGGAGTGTATCCGGGAGCAAGCTCTGCAGAAGTAGAAGAACAACTCACCAAGCAAGTTGAGAATTATATATTTGGTTTCAAAGAGGTAAAAAAGGCAAAGACCTATTCGGAATCCAAAGAAGGAATGATGATTATTTATGTGGAACTCAACGACAATGTAACCAATGCCGATGAGTTCTGGTCGAAGCTGAAACATGGATTAAATGAATTCAAATCTTCTTTACCATCGGGAGTAATTGCTTTGATGGCCAACAGCGATTTTGGAGATACTTCTGCGATGTTAATCACTCTTTCTTCGAACACTAAGGGCTACAAAGACATGGAAAATGAGTTGAAGAAACTCAAAGCCGAATGTCGGAAGATTCCTGCAGTATCCAAGATAAAAGATTACGGTATTCAGAAGGAAAAGATCTATGTCAATGTTGAACCCGAAAAACTGAATGAGTACAACATTAAATCACTTTCGCTCCTGTCTTCTTACCAGTTCAATGGAATGGTATCACCTGCAGGTAAATTAAAAACGCCAGAGAATGATTTATATGTGCATTTTCCAGCCAATTTTGAATCGGAAAAGGATTTATCCGATCAGATAGTGTTTGCCGATCCGACAGGTGGTGTTGTCCGATTAAAAGATATAGCCAAAATAGAGCGGAAGGATGAAGAACCGGATAACTACATTCGTCAGGAGGGGAAAAAGACCATTCTTTTATCGCTCGAAATGCAACAAGGGAATAATATCGTTGACTTTGGTAAAGACGTACAAGTGGCATTAGATGCATTTAAAAAGAATTGTCCTAAAGATATTGAAGTGAACGTCATATCCAATCTGCCTCAATATGTAAATGATTCGGTTTCCGATTTTATGCGTGAATTTCTTATCGCTATTATCGCAGTGATATTGGTTGTGATGTTATTGTTGCCAAAAAAGGTTGCTGCCATTGCAGGAATAACTGTTCCCATAGCTATTCTTATAACCTTGGGGTTTCTGTATTTTTTTGGAGTTGAGTTAAATACTGTTTCGTTAGCAGGATTGATTGTGGTGTTGGGTATGATTGTGGATAATTCCATTGTGGTCATAGATAATTATATTGAACGGAAGGACCAGGGTATGTCTTCGTGGCATGCAGCCATCAAAAGTGCGCGCGAACTGGTAACACCTATTATTACTGCTACAATGGCTATTTGTATAGTATATATTCCCCTGGGATCTATGCTTCCGGGTACATCCGGCGATTTTGTAAGACCATTGCCTCTTACCATTTGTATCGCATTGGTAGTTTCGGTTGTTGTTGCATTGTTTGTTGTTCCGTTCCTCAATTTCCATTTCATTAAAAAAGGTCTGAAATCGGCAGATGAAAATACGGATAAAAAGAGCTTCCTGGATAAGATGCAGGCAGGTTTTGATGTTGCTTTGGATGCTACATTCAGGCATCCTAAAGTGACTATGGGAGTTGCTGTTGGATCTATTGTTCTGGCCGTTGTTCTGTTTCTAAAGATAGATCAGCGCTTATTTCCGGAGTTAGAACGAAATCAATTTGCTGTAGAAGTTTACCTTGATAAAGGAAGTTCGCTTGAAGCAACATCCAAGGTGGTAAGTAGTTTGGAGAATACTCTGAAAAAAGACAAAAGAGTAAGTACGGTAACCAGCTTTATAGGTAGCAGTTCTCCTCGTTTCCATACTTTGTATGCACCTCATATTCCAAGTCCTAACTATGGACAGTTGATGGTAAATACGGTAGACAACGAAGCAACCAGAGCCATCTGTGAGGAATACAGTAAAAAAACAGCGGGAGCGTATCCAAATGCCCATATAAAATGGAAAATTCTGGCCATGCAGATCAATAAATATCCCATCGAACTGCGTATTTCGGGTGACTCTATTAAAGATTTGAGAAAAGTAGAAGCCCAGATAGATTCCATCATAAAGCCCGTAAAAGGGATTACCTGGGTGTACCCTGACTGGGAACAAAAACAGCTGAATGTTCAGGTAGACCTGGATAAAGATAAAGCAAACCGAATGGGTTATTCCAAAGGACTCGTTGCGACTTCTCTTTTGATGAGCTTAAATGGTATTCCGTTGACTACTATTTGGGAAAATGATTATCCTGTGTCAGTAGAGCTCAAACAAGAAAAGGGAGAGAAAAAGGATATTGATTATTTAGGAAATCAAACTGTTACTTCTCCGATGAGTTTTTCGTCTGTGCCTTTAAGATCATTTGCTAAATTCACGCCGGAATGGACGGAGGGAACCATTGTTCATCGTAACGGAACAAGAACGTTGACCATACAATTGGATGTTGACTCCAAAGTGATGGCATCAAATATATTAGCTGAAATCAAACCCAAAATCGATAAGCTTGATTTGCCTAAGGGTGTTTCAGTAGGCTATGGTGGAGATTATGAAGGTCAAACCGAAGTATTTTTACCAATGGGTCTGGCATTAGCAATAAGTATCGCATTTATCTTCTTTATTTTACTGTTCCAGTTCAAAAAGGTAAAACTAGCTTCGCTGATCATGTCAACTATGTTATTAGGTTTACCAGGGGCTGCAATCGGTTTATTTGTTATGAGGTATCCATTTAGTCTTACGGCTTTTATTGGTATTACCAGTCTATGCGGTATAGTAGTCCGTAACGGAATTATCCTGATTGATTACCTGCAAGAGCTAAGAACTTTACACGGAATGGGAATACAAGAAGCTGCTTTAGCTGCAGCCAAACGACGAATGCGACCTATTTTCCTTACTTCGGCAGCTGCATCAGTAGGTGTAATACCTATGATTTTAAGTCGTTCGCCGCTTTGGGGACCGTTGGGAACAGTTATTTGCTTTGGACTATTAATCTCAATGGTACTTACATTGTTTATTCTTCCTGTTTTGTACACCATAATTTATCGTAATGAGAAGAAGGGTAAACCTAAAAGTAAGCATATTCCATACAGTAATATCAAAAAGATCACCCCTTTAATTATGCTGTTTGTGGTAATGGGAACATTTATGTCGACGGGATCTCATGCTCAAAGTCGCACACTTTCAATAGATTCTTGTAAGATTTATGCATTGAAAAATAATAAAACAATTAAGAATGCCGATTTAGAGGTGAAAAGTGCGCTGGAGACTAAAAAAAGCGCATTTACCAACTATTTCCCGAAAGTAAGTGCATCCGGTTTAGCTATGCGATCTGCAGATTATCTGGTTAAAGGAACTATTCCGTCGATGAATCTTCCGGTCTATGATGGAAATTTGGCAAATCTGGCCACGGCAAGTCAATTTGCTTACGTGCCTGAAATACCCATAAATGCATTAGATTATATCAATATGGCAAGTGTTTCGGTAACCCAGCCACTTTTTGCCGGGGGGCGTATTGTGAATGGAAATAAACTGGCTAAAATTGGTTCTGAAGTTAGTCAGCAGAAGAAGCTGTTGAATACTACCGAAGTGCTTGTAAAAACAGAGAACCTGTATTGGAGTACAATTGCCTTGCAGGATAAGATGGTGACGCTGACCAGTTACGAAAAACTACTCAATCAGTTACTCTCTGATGTTTCTGTGTCTGTTAAAGCGGGGTTGGCACAGCGAAGTGATTTGCTGAAAGTACAATTGAAACTGAATGAAGTAGGAATGAATAAACTGAAGCTGAAAAACGGAATCAGTTTGTCGAAAGAAGCTTTATGCCAACATATTGGTATTGATTATGACAGTACTTTCGTGCTGATTCATCCCGAAGTTCCTACAGAGTTCTTACAACAATCATCTACCGTCGACGCTGCAAAGGACAGGTATGAATATCAAATGTTGAATAAAGCATTGGAGGCTGAAAAACTGCAGAAAAAAATGACTTTAGGAGAATACCTTCCGCAGGTGGCGCTGGGTGGAATTGGTTTTGTGAACGATGTAGCCAACAAAACGTCATCCAATGCTATGGCTTTTGTATCGGTGTCTATCCCTATTTCCGATTGGTGGGGAGGGTCTCATAAGCTAAAAGAAAGCCAGTTTAAAATAGAGCAGGCAGCTAATAAATTATCGGAAACAACGGAACTGCTTAATCTCCAAATTCAACAAGCTAAAAACGAACTGAATGAGAGCCGCTTTCAAATTAAAACCAGTCAGGCCTCTGTCGATCAGTCGAAAGAAAATCTAAAGGTAGTGAATGACAACTATAAAGCAGGTGTCTCTTCTATGTCTGATTTGCTGGAAGCTCAAGCTTTGTATCAAGATTCTCAAAATCAGTTTACTGATGCAGTTTGTTCTTATAAAATAAAAATGGCAAATTATATGCAAGCTATAGGCAGATACAAGTAA
- a CDS encoding phosphatidylglycerophosphatase A, translating into MKMNFLHKLICTGMGLGLIPLAPGTFGALGGFVSGYFIKHYSSQPDIYILALIIFFTLIGVYSSNKIIPEWGKDPSRVVIDEVVGMWISMLFIPNNILFMLLAFVLFRLFDIYKPFFIRKFEAFPQGWGIMLDDVAAGVFANVTLQLFLIIKTQFMW; encoded by the coding sequence ATGAAAATGAACTTTTTGCATAAACTTATTTGTACCGGTATGGGCTTGGGGTTAATACCCCTCGCTCCCGGCACATTTGGTGCTCTAGGAGGGTTTGTTTCAGGTTATTTTATTAAGCACTATTCCAGTCAACCAGATATATACATACTGGCACTTATAATCTTTTTTACACTAATTGGTGTTTATAGCTCTAATAAAATAATACCAGAATGGGGAAAAGACCCATCAAGAGTAGTAATAGACGAAGTTGTAGGCATGTGGATTTCGATGCTCTTCATCCCGAATAATATATTATTCATGTTGTTGGCATTTGTTTTGTTCCGCCTGTTTGATATTTATAAACCATTTTTTATAAGAAAATTTGAAGCGTTTCCTCAGGGTTGGGGAATAATGTTGGATGATGTGGCTGCCGGGGTTTTTGCAAATGTGACATTACAATTGTTTCTAATCATTAAAACACAATTCATGTGGTAG